The Corallococcus caeni genomic interval CGATCTCATCCCACGCCGCGGCGTACTTCTTCTTCATCTCCGGGTTCGCGTCGACCTTCTTGCGCAGCTCCTGCTCCGCGGCGACCTTGGAGGCGAAGAACTTCTTGTCGAGCAGCGCCTCGTGGCGGCCCTTGGACGCCTTGAGGCCGTTCTCCACGCCGAACAGCAGGTTGCTGGAGATGCGCTTCTGCTCGGGGCCGCGCTTCTGGAACTCGGTGATCATGCCGCGAAGCTCGGACAGGTACATGAGCGTCTTGGGCATGGACACGTCGCGGATGTACTCCAGCTCCGCGATGGTCAGCGCGCGCGAGGTGCGGCCCGGGTTGCCGGCCACGAACGTGAGCTCGTTCTCCTTCGCGCCGTGCTCGGACCACTTGAAGTAGTCCGGCGTCTTCACCGGCTGCTTGTCCTGGTAGACGCGCACGAAGGACACGTCCAGGTCGTAGCGGGGGAACTCGAAGTTGTCCGGGTCACCGCCGAAGAAGGCGATGGCGTGCTCCGGGGCGAACACCAGGCGCACGTCCTGGAAGCGGCGGTACTTGTAGAGGTTGTACTTGCCGCCCTGGTACAGCGTGACGACGTCACAGCGCACCTTGTCGTCGCCGTTGGCGCAGGCCTTCTCCACCTTGGCCATCTCCGCCTTCAGCGTGTCCGAGTACTGCTTGCCGGTCATCGACTGGGTGGCCTTGTTGAGCTGATCCGTCACGTCGGTGATCTCGACGAGCTGGTTCACCTCCATCGCCGGGCACTGCTTCTCCTCGGCCTGCGTCTTCGCGTAGAAGCCGTTGGCCAGGTAGTCCTGCTTCGCGGTGGACAGCTGCTCGATGCAGCCGCGCGCGCAGTGGTGATTCGTCATCACCAGGCCATCCGGCGACACGAAGCTGGCGGAACAGCCGCCGGCCAGACGCACCGCGCCCAGGCGGAGCTTCTCCAGCCACTGCTGATCCGGCTGGAAGCCGTACTTCTCCTTCACCTTGGCGGCGGGGAAGTTGTTGTACGTCCACATGCCTTCATCGGCGAGCGCCGGGGCGGCACCCACGAGGGCGGCGATGACCATCAATCGCTTCATGAATGGGATCCTTTCGGGCCGCGGGACGGAGACCCGCGGGGACGGGGCGTTTGTGAGGGATGCCTCAGCGGCGGTCAAGCTGGGAAAACGCCCACGCCAGAAGCACAACGTCCGAGCGCCCGAACGATTCCCTGGGCCCCCTGGCAGGCAGGCGGATTTCCCACCCGCCACCTCCCGACGCACCGCGTCCGAGCCGGATCAGGCCGCCCGGGCCCGCGTCCACGCCCCTGGCGTGGTGCCCAGCACGGCCCGGAAGTCCGCGATGAGGTGGGCCTGATCATAGTAGCCAGCACCCGCGGCGATGGCGCCCCAGTCCGGCCGTGCGCCCTGGCCCTGGCCCTGGACGGAGGAGGCCTGGAGCGCGCGCTGGAAGCGCACGAGCCGGGCATAGGACTTGGGTCCCATGCCGAGCACGTCGTCGAAGGCGCGGCGCAGGTGCCGCTCGCTCACGCCCAGGGTGCGGGCCAGGTCCGCGACGCGGGGGATGTCCGTGGCGTCCGTGAGCAGGCGGATGCCGCGCCGCACGAGGTACGCGGCGGCCGGTTCGAAGACGTCGTCGCGGTGGAGCCGCTCCACGAGCGCGGCCTCCAGGGTGCGCAGTCGGGCGTGGGAGGTGGGGGCCTGGGCCAGTGAGGCCCGGAGCCGGGCCCCGTCCGCCTTGCCCCAGAGCGTGTCGATGGAGAGGGTCCGGTGGGCCAGCTCCGACATGGGCAGGCCGAAGAAGGGGTAGGCGCCGCCGGGCTTGAACTGGATGCCCAGCGTGTCGGGCGGCACCTCCGAGGGCGCCTTGCGCACCACCTGCTCCCGGGGCCCCAGGG includes:
- a CDS encoding helix-turn-helix domain-containing protein, which codes for MAAPPDTALAPRADLSRFIQRVRVLWRGPLAGDYLRVPDGTVELVVRVTPTACDVHALGPREQVVRKAPSEVPPDTLGIQFKPGGAYPFFGLPMSELAHRTLSIDTLWGKADGARLRASLAQAPTSHARLRTLEAALVERLHRDDVFEPAAAYLVRRGIRLLTDATDIPRVADLARTLGVSERHLRRAFDDVLGMGPKSYARLVRFQRALQASSVQGQGQGARPDWGAIAAGAGYYDQAHLIADFRAVLGTTPGAWTRARAA
- a CDS encoding S46 family peptidase; this translates as MKRLMVIAALVGAAPALADEGMWTYNNFPAAKVKEKYGFQPDQQWLEKLRLGAVRLAGGCSASFVSPDGLVMTNHHCARGCIEQLSTAKQDYLANGFYAKTQAEEKQCPAMEVNQLVEITDVTDQLNKATQSMTGKQYSDTLKAEMAKVEKACANGDDKVRCDVVTLYQGGKYNLYKYRRFQDVRLVFAPEHAIAFFGGDPDNFEFPRYDLDVSFVRVYQDKQPVKTPDYFKWSEHGAKENELTFVAGNPGRTSRALTIAELEYIRDVSMPKTLMYLSELRGMITEFQKRGPEQKRISSNLLFGVENGLKASKGRHEALLDKKFFASKVAAEQELRKKVDANPEMKKKYAAAWDEIAKAEAQLVNLRKDLNYIEQGQGLSSTLFGIAKTLVRAGDELPKDNGQRLREFNDANQPALKAQLFSPAPIYPELEIARLTFSLTKLREELGAKHPFVKKVLGKESPEQVATRVVKGSKLADVKTRQALFDGGKKAVDASKDPMIQLAALVDPDARAIRKKFEDDVESVIKKNSELVAKASFDIYGTSQYPDATFSPRVSFGSVKGYMEDGEKVAPITQMAGTFEHATGQDPFALPKSWVKSEKVITGTTPMNFVTTNDIIGGNSGSPVVNKNQEIVGLVFDGNIQSLGGEYGFDESVNRTVAVHSDAIIEALQKVYGANRVLEELRPGSTKVPPVKANPAG